The genomic segment GGCGCCGGCAGCTGCTCCCCGCGGGCCGCACCTCCACGCTGCTGTATCTGCGCGGGGGGATGAAGCTCCTGGTCGTCTTGGCGCAGCGGCAGCTCAGGTTGCCGTTGGCTTCCAGGAGAGCTGTTGGGAGCGGGGGGCACACGGCCGCGGCTCACGCACCACCCAAAATCCCCCCACCATCCCCAAAACCTCCCCAGGCACCGCAACTCCTGCTGGGACCCACTTGCCAAAGAACCTCGGTGACATTTAACCCCCCAAGATGCCACCTCCGAAATAgctccccctcccttcctcagcaccctgcagccccagcctgggcaCGGGGACCCTCACCTGCGTCCCCGGGGGGGTGtgtggccagcagcacccccaggagcagggcagcccGCGCCGCCATGCCAGCCCATCCCGCCCCACACGCGGCCCCTATTTGAGCCGCACCAGAGGAGAAGTGAGCGGCGGGAGGGCCCGGGCTCGGGTGGGTTTTGGCCACGCTGTTCCCTGCTGACGCTGCTGCCTGCACTTGCAACGCTGACGATAAAAAGCGGCTCCGGACTTGGCTTCCTGAAAGTGGCTCCGTTTTCCCCTTCCTACGAAGCCGGGTCTTGCAAAGATATCGTCAATTCCCCCCACGCTCCTTTTTGCCTGCCTGCAGGTTTTCTTgggctgtttttcttctttttcttttcacgATCAGATATTACTCATTCCTCCTAACTCCAGAATTCCCCCTTGCAAGGCGCATCgcagccacagctc from the Columba livia isolate bColLiv1 breed racing homer chromosome 4, bColLiv1.pat.W.v2, whole genome shotgun sequence genome contains:
- the LOC102092103 gene encoding C-X-C motif chemokine 13, giving the protein MAARAALLLGVLLATHPPGDAALLEANGNLSCRCAKTTRSFIPPRRYSSVEVRPAGSSCRRPEVLIKLKSLERVCVDPDTPWVRKLLQDLPNLRKRAAPR